A single Methylomonas sp. AM2-LC DNA region contains:
- the recN gene encoding DNA repair protein RecN — protein sequence MLANLNIIDLAVVDALDLNLEQGMSVLTGETGAGKSILLTALGLALGDRADSGYVRPNCKRAEVNIEFELADAPQALQWLLDKELDDDQQCLIRRTISDDGRSKAYINNRPVNLQTLQELSRLLVEIHGQHAHLTLQDNEEQRRLLDDFANNQTLLEQLNSSYQNWKQAHKELQHLIKTSSEQTEREELLRYQLEELQQLDLDEYDFQAIADEHHKLANLGKILSVGQQQLDVLYDNDQHSVAEMLGHCLHGIQELSQYAHELTEISSLLTEAEIQVSEAAQQLRRFLENQQADPQQFAYLEQQIAVIQSLSRKHKTAPEALPQLAAQLAAELNNLSHSSERIESLSVDSQRFLADYQALSQQLSQRRQQAAAELQQRISATIKELGMPHGEFLVNVTPAYHSEPQRNGQDGIDFLVTTNPGLPAKPLGKVASGGELSRISLAIQVTTSPDKTTPTMIFDEVDSGIGGGIAEIVGQKLRSLSKNRQVLCVTHLPQVAAQANQHLFVAKNQKASITSSTVRRLSDEERVNEIARMLGGITITENTLAHAKEMLENGNVQI from the coding sequence ATGCTGGCAAACCTTAATATAATAGATTTAGCGGTAGTTGATGCTTTGGACCTTAACCTCGAGCAGGGCATGTCGGTGCTGACCGGCGAAACGGGGGCAGGTAAATCTATTTTATTAACCGCACTCGGTTTAGCGTTGGGAGACCGTGCCGATTCGGGCTATGTGCGCCCCAATTGTAAGCGTGCGGAAGTGAATATTGAATTTGAGTTGGCAGATGCGCCGCAAGCTCTACAATGGCTGTTAGATAAAGAGCTAGATGATGATCAGCAATGTTTGATTCGTCGTACTATCAGCGATGATGGCCGCTCTAAAGCTTATATCAACAATCGTCCGGTTAATTTACAGACCTTGCAAGAACTTAGCCGCTTACTGGTGGAAATTCACGGCCAGCATGCGCATTTAACCTTGCAAGATAACGAAGAGCAACGGCGGTTACTGGATGATTTTGCCAATAATCAAACCCTATTGGAGCAACTTAACAGCAGTTATCAAAATTGGAAACAGGCGCATAAAGAATTACAGCACTTAATTAAAACCAGTAGCGAGCAAACCGAACGCGAAGAATTATTACGCTATCAATTGGAAGAACTACAGCAGCTGGATCTCGATGAATACGATTTTCAGGCTATAGCCGATGAACATCATAAACTGGCAAATCTGGGTAAAATTCTAAGTGTAGGTCAGCAACAATTGGATGTTTTATACGATAACGATCAACATTCAGTGGCGGAAATGTTGGGCCATTGCCTACATGGTATTCAAGAGCTATCCCAATATGCACATGAACTGACTGAAATTAGCAGTTTATTGACTGAAGCGGAAATTCAGGTCAGCGAAGCGGCTCAACAATTACGCCGCTTTCTGGAAAACCAGCAAGCCGACCCACAGCAATTTGCCTATCTGGAACAGCAGATTGCTGTTATTCAAAGCCTGAGCCGCAAACACAAAACCGCCCCTGAAGCCTTACCGCAATTAGCAGCACAACTGGCTGCCGAACTTAACAATCTTAGTCACAGTAGTGAGCGTATCGAGAGCTTGAGTGTAGATAGTCAACGATTCCTTGCCGATTATCAAGCCTTATCGCAACAACTTTCTCAGCGCCGTCAACAGGCGGCGGCAGAATTGCAACAGCGCATTTCAGCCACTATTAAGGAATTAGGCATGCCACATGGCGAGTTTTTAGTTAATGTAACGCCTGCCTACCACAGTGAGCCGCAGCGCAACGGTCAGGATGGTATCGATTTTCTGGTAACTACCAATCCTGGTTTGCCTGCCAAGCCACTGGGCAAGGTGGCGTCTGGCGGAGAATTGTCGCGCATCAGTCTGGCCATACAAGTGACCACCAGTCCCGATAAAACCACCCCTACTATGATTTTTGACGAAGTAGACTCAGGTATTGGTGGTGGAATTGCCGAAATTGTTGGTCAGAAATTGCGCAGCTTAAGTAAAAATCGGCAAGTGTTGTGTGTAACGCATTTACCTCAGGTTGCGGCTCAGGCCAATCAGCATTTATTTGTAGCTAAAAATCAAAAAGCGTCTATCACTTCATCTACCGTCAGACGCTTAAGTGATGAAGAGCGCGTTAATGAAATAGCACGTATGCTAGGTGGGATTACTATTACCGAAAATACTTTGGCCCATGCCAAAGAGATGCTAGAAAACGGCAACGTGCAAATCTAG